Genomic DNA from Desulfuromonas sp. TF:
TGCTTGCGGCCTTCTGGTTGGCTCCGCAGGGGCTGCGAGCGGCGGAGAGAAAGCTGATCCGAAAGGCGATTCCGGCCACCGGCGAGACCTTGCCGGTCATCGGGCTGGGCACCTCGCGGACCCTGGACGTCGGCGGTGATCGAGCCGCCCTGCCAACCCTTGCCGAGGTCCTGCAGTCCTTCTTCGGCCACGGCGGAGAGCTGATCGATTCCTCGCCCATGTACGGCTCGGCGGAACAGGTCATCGGCGAGCTGCTGAACCGCGTCGGGCACGGGGACCGGCTCTTTGCCGCGACCAAGGTCTGGACCGACGGCGAGCAGGCCGGCATACGGCAGATGGAAGACTCCCGTCGGAAGTGGGGCGTCCGCCGCTTCGACCTGATGCAGATTCACAACCTGCGCGATTGGCAAACCCACATGAAGACACTCCAGGCCTGGAAAGCCGATGGGAAAATCCGCTATACCGGGATCACCACGTCTCATGGCCGATTTCACCGGGAACTGGAAGAGATCCTGCGCAACGAATCGCTGGATTTCGTACAGCTCAGCTACAACATCGAAGACCGCACCGCCGAAGAGCGT
This window encodes:
- a CDS encoding aldo/keto reductase; this encodes MNGNDHPISRRSFIGSLTAVLAAFWLAPQGLRAAERKLIRKAIPATGETLPVIGLGTSRTLDVGGDRAALPTLAEVLQSFFGHGGELIDSSPMYGSAEQVIGELLNRVGHGDRLFAATKVWTDGEQAGIRQMEDSRRKWGVRRFDLMQIHNLRDWQTHMKTLQAWKADGKIRYTGITTSHGRFHRELEEILRNESLDFVQLSYNIEDRTAEERLLPLAAERGMAVLVNRPYQRGDLFRKIRGKELPEWAAEFDCTSWGQFFLKFIVSHPAVTCVIPATSRVDHMEDNMAAGFGRLPDAATRRKMVGYFESL